One stretch of Balneola sp. MJW-20 DNA includes these proteins:
- the egtB gene encoding ergothioneine biosynthesis protein EgtB translates to MSVRNFSRHLVEPLEIEDFVIQVMAKTSPTKWHLAHVSWFFETFVLDKFLDDYNSMHPQYAYFFNSYYLQTGVPFSRAQRGVLSRPTVKEVFEFRKYVDEQMLSFFESCTEEDWKEAAKVLEIGINHEQQHQELILTDLKYMLAQNPLMPVYRESRSAGSSAPEPINWINFSEGMTEIGNSGNEFTYDNEHPVHKTFVQNFELADRLVTNAEYLEFMQDGGYERSELWLDEGWSAVKENEWKSPLYWYLKNDQWHIFTLSGSGMLDPNEPVTHVSYYEADAYARWMDSRLPTEQEWEHACADLPIEGNFVENEHYHPVAHKIPGKGLKQMYGDVWEWTMSSYAPYPGYKPLAGALGEYNGKFMANQYVLRGGSCATSQTHIRKTYRNFFHADARWQFNGIRLAR, encoded by the coding sequence TTGAGCGTCCGGAATTTTTCCAGGCATCTCGTAGAACCTTTGGAGATCGAAGATTTCGTGATCCAGGTAATGGCAAAGACCAGCCCGACGAAGTGGCACCTCGCACATGTATCCTGGTTTTTCGAGACTTTTGTACTGGATAAGTTTTTGGACGATTACAACAGTATGCATCCTCAATATGCGTACTTTTTTAATTCCTATTACCTGCAGACCGGTGTTCCATTCAGCAGGGCTCAAAGAGGAGTTCTATCCCGTCCTACGGTTAAAGAGGTGTTTGAATTCAGGAAGTATGTGGATGAGCAAATGCTGTCTTTTTTTGAATCCTGTACCGAGGAGGACTGGAAAGAAGCAGCTAAAGTGTTAGAGATCGGTATTAATCATGAACAGCAGCATCAGGAACTGATTCTGACAGACCTGAAATATATGCTAGCTCAGAATCCCCTGATGCCGGTTTATCGGGAGAGCAGGTCTGCCGGTTCATCAGCACCCGAACCAATAAACTGGATCAATTTTTCTGAAGGTATGACGGAGATCGGTAATTCCGGAAATGAATTTACCTATGATAATGAACATCCGGTTCATAAGACCTTTGTACAGAATTTTGAGCTGGCAGATCGCCTTGTTACCAATGCTGAGTATCTGGAATTCATGCAGGATGGAGGATATGAGCGCTCTGAACTCTGGCTGGATGAGGGTTGGTCCGCAGTAAAAGAGAACGAATGGAAGTCCCCACTGTACTGGTATCTAAAAAATGATCAATGGCACATCTTTACACTATCAGGATCAGGGATGCTGGATCCCAATGAACCGGTTACCCACGTAAGCTATTATGAGGCAGATGCATATGCCCGCTGGATGGATAGTCGTTTACCAACCGAGCAGGAATGGGAGCATGCATGTGCTGACCTTCCTATCGAAGGTAATTTTGTAGAGAATGAACATTATCATCCGGTAGCTCACAAGATCCCGGGTAAAGGGTTAAAACAGATGTATGGAGATGTATGGGAGTGGACCATGAGTTCCTATGCCCCTTACCCGGGATACAAGCCATTGGCAGGTGCTCTTGGAGAATATAATGGTAAGTTTATGGCTAACCAGTACGTCTTAAGAGGCGGGTCCTGTGCGACTTCGCAGACCCATATCAGAAAAACTTACAGAAATTTTTTCCACGCCGATGCCAGGTGGCAGTTTAACGGTATTCGTCTGGCCCGATAA
- a CDS encoding GIY-YIG nuclease family protein: MFYVCILYSKKRKRFYTGQCEDVGERFIYHNDGYCRSTRSGKPWRLVYAESFETRSEAVRREGQIKKMKSSRYIRKLILEGK; this comes from the coding sequence ATGTTCTATGTCTGTATCCTTTATAGCAAAAAGAGAAAAAGGTTTTATACCGGTCAGTGTGAGGATGTTGGAGAACGCTTTATTTACCATAATGACGGATACTGTAGGTCGACAAGAAGCGGAAAGCCCTGGAGGCTGGTATATGCAGAATCCTTTGAAACAAGGTCGGAAGCTGTAAGAAGAGAAGGTCAGATCAAAAAAATGAAAAGCAGCAGGTACATAAGGAAGCTAATTCTCGAAGGGAAGTAG
- a CDS encoding lysophospholipid acyltransferase family protein: MATHLRPIEYLRSILGILVFFLLFLIATPVIAILLIFSLGKATNFIIKYIGPAIAYPVIWITGINFEVIQHGKPVDKSVIYTINHSSTLDLLTMIALGLPRVRFVAKWELQYNPLFFIVGRLTGQVFIQRKNRAQAIPALLKTYDRLKRDRLSIMVAPEGSRKHEGIIGPFKKGAFRMAIDLGFPIVPIYFEGNKELSLGGSLLTASGTIKAHIHEPIDTSDWSLETIDDHIDHLRGKYMEWAGVDEKTNYEVPGTE; the protein is encoded by the coding sequence ATGGCTACTCATTTACGACCTATTGAATATCTCCGAAGCATTCTGGGGATCCTTGTATTCTTTCTTCTTTTTCTGATCGCAACGCCCGTCATTGCCATCCTGCTGATCTTCAGTCTGGGAAAGGCCACTAACTTCATTATTAAGTATATTGGTCCGGCTATTGCTTATCCTGTCATATGGATCACCGGCATTAATTTTGAGGTCATTCAGCACGGAAAGCCTGTGGATAAATCGGTGATCTATACGATCAATCACAGTTCTACACTGGATCTTCTTACCATGATCGCGCTGGGACTTCCAAGAGTACGCTTTGTGGCTAAATGGGAATTACAATATAATCCACTCTTTTTCATTGTTGGACGGCTTACCGGTCAGGTTTTCATTCAACGCAAAAATCGTGCACAAGCTATACCTGCTCTCTTAAAAACATACGATCGGCTGAAGCGTGATCGTCTTTCGATCATGGTAGCTCCAGAGGGGTCGCGCAAACACGAGGGGATCATTGGTCCCTTTAAGAAAGGAGCTTTCAGGATGGCTATCGACCTCGGCTTTCCCATTGTCCCCATTTATTTTGAGGGCAATAAAGAGCTGAGTCTGGGAGGTTCTCTTCTGACTGCCTCAGGAACTATAAAGGCTCATATTCATGAACCCATAGATACCAGCGACTGGAGCCTGGAAACGATCGACGATCACATTGACCATCTCCGCGGTAAATATATGGAATGGGCTGGAGTAGATGAAAAGACTAACTACGAGGTTCCAGGTACTGAATAG
- a CDS encoding GbsR/MarR family transcriptional regulator — protein sequence MDRNPAYNKAMEQFVDLWGDMASAWGINKTMAQIHALLYAESELLDTDTIMARLSISRGNANMNLRRLLDWELIGKEQIPGDRKDYYSAETDVWKIVSTIIRERQQQEIAPIRTELAECLKTLESGGLEDKESREFKERIENYSEFLEMFERFTGALLPYINKKNLGFIKQLVKLVEVKDSLKDSIRSEQ from the coding sequence ATGGACAGAAATCCGGCATATAATAAAGCAATGGAACAATTTGTAGACCTCTGGGGAGATATGGCCTCCGCCTGGGGTATTAATAAGACCATGGCTCAGATCCACGCTCTGCTTTACGCAGAGTCAGAATTACTGGATACCGATACCATTATGGCCCGGCTCAGCATCAGTCGCGGTAATGCAAATATGAATCTGCGCCGACTTCTCGACTGGGAGCTGATAGGGAAAGAACAGATCCCGGGTGACCGCAAAGATTATTACAGTGCCGAAACGGACGTCTGGAAGATCGTGTCAACGATCATCCGGGAAAGACAGCAGCAGGAGATCGCCCCCATTCGCACTGAGCTGGCTGAGTGTCTAAAAACACTGGAATCCGGTGGGCTGGAAGACAAAGAGAGCAGGGAATTCAAAGAGCGGATCGAAAATTACAGTGAATTTCTGGAAATGTTCGAAAGGTTCACCGGGGCATTACTTCCTTATATCAATAAAAAGAATCTAGGCTTCATTAAACAGCTGGTGAAACTGGTGGAAGTTAAAGACTCATTAAAAGATAGCATCCGAAGTGAGCAGTAA
- a CDS encoding thiolase family protein, which yields MSDPKFPNVVLVDGCRLPFLRSSTEYKDLMSYDLARMAISGLLSRSPIDPAKLDRVIMGTVIQEVKTSNVARDGALAAGVPDTVPAHTTTMACISSNMALTSGVDLIRSGQADMILAGGTETMSDIPVRFRKKFRQKVLDARKYKSPLDFFKFLKGLGFKDLLPELPAIAEFTTGEVMGESADRMAARFGVSREDQDQYAMRSHHLAAKATNEGLLDEELVPAVIPPKFNVVKHDNGFRADTNMEKLSKLRPAFIKKHGTVTAGNSSFLTDGASASLIMSEKKALSLGLKPKAYLRNYVYVSQDPGDELLLGPAYATPKVLDAARLTLDDIDVFELHEAFAGQVLSVMAALDSDSFAKNSLNKDKKIGKIPMDKLNTLGGSLSLGHPFGATGVRLVTTAANRLLREDGKYALVTACAAGGQGHAILLERYGS from the coding sequence ATGAGTGATCCTAAATTTCCAAATGTAGTATTGGTTGACGGGTGCAGACTGCCTTTTCTGAGATCTTCGACCGAGTACAAAGACCTGATGTCCTATGACCTGGCCCGTATGGCCATCTCCGGACTTCTCTCACGTAGTCCGATCGACCCGGCGAAACTGGACCGGGTGATCATGGGAACTGTTATTCAGGAGGTTAAAACGAGTAATGTAGCCAGAGACGGTGCCCTTGCCGCAGGTGTGCCGGATACAGTTCCGGCTCATACCACCACCATGGCCTGTATTTCCTCGAACATGGCATTGACCAGCGGAGTAGATCTGATCCGAAGCGGTCAGGCCGACATGATCCTTGCCGGCGGAACAGAAACTATGTCTGACATTCCCGTCAGATTCCGTAAGAAATTCCGGCAAAAGGTATTGGATGCAAGGAAATACAAGTCACCCCTCGATTTTTTTAAATTTTTAAAGGGACTTGGATTTAAAGACCTGCTTCCCGAATTGCCGGCTATTGCTGAGTTCACAACTGGTGAGGTGATGGGTGAAAGTGCGGATCGAATGGCCGCCCGTTTCGGTGTGAGCCGGGAAGACCAGGATCAATACGCTATGCGATCTCATCATCTGGCTGCAAAAGCCACCAACGAAGGGCTCCTTGATGAAGAACTTGTTCCGGCTGTTATTCCTCCGAAATTCAATGTGGTTAAACACGATAATGGCTTTCGCGCAGATACAAATATGGAAAAGCTGTCCAAACTCCGGCCGGCATTTATAAAGAAACACGGAACCGTAACTGCGGGTAACTCCTCATTTCTCACAGACGGTGCTTCGGCCAGTCTTATAATGTCAGAAAAGAAGGCTCTTTCACTCGGCCTTAAACCAAAAGCCTATCTGCGAAATTATGTTTATGTATCTCAGGATCCGGGCGATGAACTACTACTTGGCCCGGCATATGCTACTCCAAAAGTACTGGATGCAGCCAGGTTAACACTGGATGACATTGATGTATTTGAACTCCATGAGGCATTCGCAGGCCAGGTACTTTCAGTGATGGCGGCACTCGACTCTGATTCATTTGCGAAAAACTCACTAAACAAAGACAAAAAAATCGGGAAGATCCCGATGGATAAGCTGAATACCCTGGGTGGCTCTCTTTCTTTAGGGCATCCATTCGGAGCCACCGGGGTTCGGC
- a CDS encoding YraN family protein: MSSNKSNRQKGSEAEELACAYLESKGWTILERNYFFEHSEVDIVAYDQKVIVFVEVKMRSSAKFGQPIEFVDDIKVEHVYKASEAWLYERKMEGSPVRYDVVGILQEKGAAPSFNHIEDAFR, translated from the coding sequence GTGAGCAGTAATAAATCGAACCGGCAAAAGGGTAGTGAAGCAGAAGAACTGGCCTGTGCCTATCTCGAAAGTAAAGGCTGGACTATTCTGGAGCGGAACTATTTCTTTGAGCATTCTGAAGTCGATATCGTTGCATATGATCAGAAGGTGATCGTATTCGTCGAGGTTAAAATGCGGTCTTCCGCTAAATTTGGCCAGCCGATCGAATTTGTGGACGATATTAAAGTTGAACATGTCTATAAAGCCTCCGAAGCCTGGCTTTACGAGAGAAAGATGGAAGGTTCCCCTGTCCGCTATGATGTTGTGGGGATCCTGCAGGAAAAAGGGGCCGCTCCTTCCTTCAATCATATTGAAGACGCATTTCGATAA
- the egtD gene encoding L-histidine N(alpha)-methyltransferase — translation MIKEQINARMLEEVLMGMSQEQKSLPSKYFYDKKGSELFDRITDLKEYYPTRTEVQILMENIDSFHEYLGDHIVLIEPGSGSSTKTRILLDRLVGIEAYVPIDISSEYLHKVAKDLQDEYPEIEIRPLSADYIHPFDLPEDLPPGRPIVFFPGSTIGNFSPETVREFLEVVYDLIGKEGGFLIGVDLKKDREILLAAYNDSEGVTAEFNKNILRHINRLLGTDFKPDSYEHEAIWNEEESRIEMHLISKTDQQVCVNDRRYTIRKGESIHTENSHKYSLQQFKKMVEPWFGVKKVWTDDEQLFSIQYLEPRS, via the coding sequence ATGATCAAAGAGCAAATAAATGCCCGGATGCTGGAGGAAGTGCTTATGGGGATGAGTCAGGAGCAGAAGAGCCTTCCAAGTAAATACTTTTATGATAAGAAAGGGTCAGAACTTTTCGATCGTATCACAGATCTGAAAGAATACTATCCGACAAGAACGGAGGTTCAGATCCTGATGGAGAATATAGATTCCTTTCATGAATACCTGGGAGATCACATAGTGCTCATCGAACCCGGCAGCGGTAGCAGTACAAAGACCCGGATCTTGCTGGATCGACTGGTGGGAATCGAAGCTTATGTGCCTATCGATATATCCTCTGAATACCTTCATAAGGTAGCAAAAGATCTACAGGATGAGTATCCGGAAATTGAGATCCGTCCCCTGTCTGCCGATTATATTCATCCATTCGATCTTCCGGAAGACCTGCCGCCCGGCAGGCCGATCGTTTTTTTTCCTGGCTCAACGATCGGGAACTTTAGTCCCGAAACGGTACGGGAGTTTCTGGAAGTAGTATATGACCTGATCGGAAAGGAAGGGGGCTTTTTGATTGGAGTAGATCTGAAAAAAGACCGAGAGATCCTTCTTGCAGCCTATAATGATTCAGAAGGAGTGACCGCAGAATTCAATAAAAATATATTAAGGCATATAAACCGTTTGCTGGGTACAGACTTTAAGCCTGATTCTTATGAGCATGAAGCTATCTGGAATGAGGAGGAAAGCCGGATTGAAATGCATCTGATCAGTAAGACCGATCAGCAGGTATGTGTGAATGATCGCCGCTATACTATCCGGAAAGGCGAAAGTATTCATACCGAGAACTCGCACAAATATTCGCTGCAGCAGTTCAAGAAAATGGTGGAACCCTGGTTCGGAGTCAAAAAAGTGTGGACGGATGACGAACAGTTATTCTCTATTCAGTACCTGGAACCTCGTAGTTAG